From a single Rhodothermales bacterium genomic region:
- a CDS encoding nitrous oxide reductase family maturation protein NosD, with amino-acid sequence MLARWTLVFLLALSPCAAARAQARFSVPNDSLPTIAEAIRRAPAGGEVVVRAGVWREHGLLIDKPLRLIGEAGAVLDGDGEPILRVTADSVRVQGLVFRNVATSFVEDQAGIKLDGASRCVIEDNRFEDTFFALYLARTSHCILRNNVMQGAKATESRSGNGIHLWYSRYVTIAGNRISGHRDGIYLEFVEDSEVTDNHSTANLRYGLHFMFSDRCVYRRNDLLGNDAGVAVMYTKNVEMTDNRFEDNWGSASYGLLLKDITDSVIRGNTFRRNTIGIYAEGSDRMDVRHNTFEGNGWALKLMANAIDNRIEENNFVANTFDVATNSRQTNSTFAGNYWDKYRGYDLNRDGVGDVPFRPVRLFSLMVEANEPSIILLRSFFIDLLDAAERVLPSLTPETLVDNRPALSILP; translated from the coding sequence ATGCTCGCTCGCTGGACGCTCGTCTTCCTTCTCGCCCTCTCCCCGTGCGCGGCCGCCCGGGCGCAGGCTCGGTTCTCCGTTCCCAACGACAGCCTGCCGACGATCGCCGAGGCGATCCGGCGGGCGCCCGCCGGCGGCGAGGTTGTCGTCCGCGCCGGCGTATGGCGGGAGCATGGGCTGCTCATCGACAAGCCGCTCCGCCTGATCGGCGAAGCCGGCGCGGTGCTGGACGGGGACGGAGAGCCCATCCTGCGGGTCACCGCCGACAGCGTGCGCGTCCAGGGGCTCGTCTTCCGGAACGTCGCCACGAGTTTTGTGGAGGATCAGGCCGGCATCAAGCTCGACGGCGCCAGCCGGTGCGTGATCGAGGACAACCGGTTCGAGGATACCTTTTTCGCGCTTTATCTGGCCAGAACGAGCCACTGCATTCTCCGCAACAACGTCATGCAGGGCGCCAAGGCCACCGAATCCCGATCGGGAAACGGCATCCACCTCTGGTACTCCCGGTACGTCACCATCGCCGGCAACCGCATCAGCGGTCACCGCGACGGGATCTACCTGGAGTTCGTGGAAGACAGCGAGGTGACCGACAACCACAGCACCGCCAACCTGCGGTACGGGCTGCACTTCATGTTTTCGGACCGATGCGTCTACCGCCGCAACGACCTGCTAGGCAACGACGCCGGCGTGGCGGTGATGTATACGAAAAACGTGGAAATGACAGACAACCGGTTCGAGGACAACTGGGGCAGCGCCTCCTACGGCCTGCTGCTGAAAGACATCACTGACAGCGTCATCCGTGGCAACACGTTCCGCCGGAACACGATCGGCATCTATGCGGAAGGGTCGGACCGGATGGATGTGCGCCACAACACGTTCGAGGGCAACGGCTGGGCGCTCAAGCTCATGGCCAACGCCATCGACAACCGGATCGAAGAGAACAACTTCGTGGCCAACACCTTCGACGTGGCCACCAACAGCCGGCAGACGAACAGCACGTTCGCCGGCAACTACTGGGACAAATACCGGGGCTACGACCTCAACCGCGACGGCGTGGGCGACGTCCCGTTCCGACCGGTGCGCCTCTTTTCGCTGATGGTGGAGGCCAACGAGCCGTCCATCATTCTGCTGCGGAGCTTCTTCATCGACCTGCTCGATGCCGCCGAGCGCGTGCTGCCTTCGCTGACCCCTGAAACCCTCGTGGACAACCGCCCCGCCCTGAGCATACTCCCATGA